The genomic segment AGGGTGTGTGTGTCGCTCACGACGTCCTCCGGTGCCTGCGGCAGTGCTTCACGACCGGTTGTGGTGATGTGGTGCGTGCGGCTGCTGTGTGGGGTGCTCGACTGCTGCTTCCGCGTGGTGGTTTCCGTGTTGTGGTGCGATGTGATGGTGGGTTGTGGTCGGTACTGTTCCACGCCGATCGGGTCACCGCGTGGTCCCGGGTGCGGGGTGGGCGGCGCCCCGGGCGTGGGAACGGCGCTTGTTTAACTGGCGAGTAACCACGAAGTCTGCTCAGGGTAGAGGGCCCGCGTCCCGCACGTAAGAGGCTGTGGACAGCCGCTTCATAACAAACGGGCCCCCGCGCCGCGGTCTCGCGGGGGTGCGGGGGCCCGTCGGACTACTGCCCGGTAGGAAACGGCGGGCTACTTCTTGGCCTTGCTCTCGCCCGCCGACTCGTCCGTGGACAGCACGGCGATGAAGGCCTCCTGCGGGACCTCCACATTGCCGACCATCTTCATCCGCTTCTTGCCTTCCTTCTGCTTCTCCAGCAGCTTCCGCTTACGGGAGATGTCACCGCCGTAGCACTTGGCGAGGACATCCTTGCGGATGGCGCGGACGGTCTCACGGGCGATGACCCGGGAGCCGATGGCGGCCTGGATCGGCACCTCGAAGTTCTGCCGGGGGATCAGCTCGCGCAGCTTCGCGACGAGCCGCACGCCGTACGCGTACGCCTTGTCCTTGTGGGTGACGGCGGAGAACGCGTCGACCTTGTCGCCGTGCAGGAGGATGTCGACCTTGACGAGCTGGGCGCTCTGCTCGCCGGTGGGCTCGTAGTCGAGCGAGGCGTAACCCCGGGTCTTGGACTTCAGCTGGTCGAAGAAGTCGAAGACGATCTCGGCGAGCGGCAGGGTGTAGCGGATCTCGACCCGGTCCTCGGAGAGGTAGTCCATGCCGAGCAGGGTGCCGCGACGGTTCTGGCAGAGCTCCATGATCGCGCCGATGAACTCGCTGGGCGCGAGGACCGTGGCGCGTACGATCGGCTCGTGCACCTTGTCGATCTTGCCCTCGGGGAACTCGCTCGGGTTGGTGACGATGTGCTCGGTGCCGTCCTCCATGTCCACGCGGTAGACCACGTTGGGGGCGGTGGCGATCAGATCGAGACCGAACTCGCGCTCCAGGCGTTCACGGACCACGTCCAGGTGGAGCAGGCCGAGGAAGCCGACGCGGAAACCGAAGCCGAGCGCCGCCGACGTCTCCGGCTCGTAGACCAGCGCGGCGTCGTTGAGCTGGAGCTTGTCGAGGGCTTCGCGCAGGTCCGGGTAATCCGAGCCGTCCAGCGGATACAGACCGGAGAACACCATCGGCTTGGGGTCCTTGTAGCCGCCCAGCGCCTCGGTCGCCCCCTTGCTCAGGGAGGTGATGGTGTCGCCGACCTTGGACTGACGGACGTCCTTCACGCCGGTGATGATGTAACCCACCTCACCGACACCGAGGCCGTCGGCGGGGGTCATCTCCGGGGACGAGACACCGATCTCCAGCAGCTCGTGGGTGGCGCCGGTCGACATCATCCTGATGCGCTCGCGCTTGTTGAGCTGTCCGTCGACGACGCGTACATAGGTGACGACGCCACGGTAGGAGTCGTATACGGAGTCGAAGATCATCGCGCGGGCCGCACCGTCGGCCGTCGCGACCGGGGCGGGGACGTCCCTGACCACCCGGTCGAGGAGCGCGCCCACACCGACCCCGGTCTTCGCGGAGACCCTGAGCACGTCCTCCGGCCGGCAGCCGATGAGGTTGGCCAGCTCCTCGGAGAACTTCTCCGGCTGGGCGGCCGGCAGGTCGATCTTGTTGAGCACCGGGACGATGGTGAGGTCGTTCTCCATCGCCAGGTAGAGATTGGCGAGCGTCTGGGCCTCGATACCCTGCGCGGCGTCGACCAGCAGGACGGTGCCCTCGCAGGCGGCGAGTGAGCGGGAGACCTCGTACGTGAAGTCGACGTGTCCCGGGGTGTCGATCATGTTGAGGACATGGGTGGTGCCCTTGTCCTCACCGGTGTCGGGCGCCCAGGGCAGCCGTACCGCCTGGGACTTGATCGTGATACCGCGCTCGCGCTCGATGTCCATCCGGTCGAGGTACTGAGCGCGCATCTGCCGCTGGTCGACCACACCCGTCAGCTGAAGCATCCGGTCGGCAAGGGTCGACTTGCCGTGGTCGATGTGCGCGAT from the Streptomyces sp. AM 4-1-1 genome contains:
- the lepA gene encoding translation elongation factor 4, which codes for MPATPTHVPEPSRTDPALIRNFCIIAHIDHGKSTLADRMLQLTGVVDQRQMRAQYLDRMDIERERGITIKSQAVRLPWAPDTGEDKGTTHVLNMIDTPGHVDFTYEVSRSLAACEGTVLLVDAAQGIEAQTLANLYLAMENDLTIVPVLNKIDLPAAQPEKFSEELANLIGCRPEDVLRVSAKTGVGVGALLDRVVRDVPAPVATADGAARAMIFDSVYDSYRGVVTYVRVVDGQLNKRERIRMMSTGATHELLEIGVSSPEMTPADGLGVGEVGYIITGVKDVRQSKVGDTITSLSKGATEALGGYKDPKPMVFSGLYPLDGSDYPDLREALDKLQLNDAALVYEPETSAALGFGFRVGFLGLLHLDVVRERLEREFGLDLIATAPNVVYRVDMEDGTEHIVTNPSEFPEGKIDKVHEPIVRATVLAPSEFIGAIMELCQNRRGTLLGMDYLSEDRVEIRYTLPLAEIVFDFFDQLKSKTRGYASLDYEPTGEQSAQLVKVDILLHGDKVDAFSAVTHKDKAYAYGVRLVAKLRELIPRQNFEVPIQAAIGSRVIARETVRAIRKDVLAKCYGGDISRKRKLLEKQKEGKKRMKMVGNVEVPQEAFIAVLSTDESAGESKAKK